One genomic segment of Drosophila melanogaster chromosome 3R includes these proteins:
- the CG14252 gene encoding uncharacterized protein, protein MSRRKWDASEEDRFIDIWIHNLHLFEPGKKLTETYAELEPYFRDVGVEINVQGIKSKMESLKRKYFNLLHSDQEDQAITWRHFDAMALVVRASANEGKDSEWKDYTQPSKTPHKTRSSVYMNNPAQRIKYETPFKTVFVDESAVNYFDDEEMPNAKRVRKRFGKTSNVRVKARRVWQPAEECIFVDVWEKFASHIQSDRKKMDVYKDMHNELQLRGVGILPGDIKSKIESLMRTFRAQRDSVGDKSEWIHYSKILKIQTPIDFTKLDVFSEHSSSYEDDASWFKELEPKPDPDPISHPPSSSDSVVNQFDNKTQPSSPACSEDCFWSDTEPSHCKVSIEVLDQDESTKPFESPSIEKHKAAEEFSQFVTKELAVLNDDLLIEAKRQIYNIICVLQKKQNEVNKKA, encoded by the exons A TGAGCAGAAGGAAATGGGACGCTTCCGAAGAGGACAGATTCATCGACATCTGGATCCACAACTTGCATCTGTTTGAGCCTGGCAAGAAACTGACAGAAACCTATGCGGAACTGGAGCCCTATTTTCGAGATGTTGGCGTAGAGATCAATGTTCAAGGCATAAAGTCGAAAATGGAATCCCTGAAGCGGAAGTATTTCAA TTTGTTACACTCCGACCAGGAAGACCAAGCTATCACCTGGAGGCACTTCGATGCGATGGCTTTGGTGGTGAGAGCATCTGCCAACGAGGGGAAGGATTCGGAATGGAAGGACTATACGCAGCCATCAAAGACGCCTC ATAAAACGCGCTCTTCTGTTTATATGAACAATCCCGCACAACGTATCAAATATG aGACACCATTCAAAACCGTCTTCGTGGATGAAAGTGCTGTGAACTATTTTGACGATGAGGAAATGCCCAACGCCAAAAGAGTTAGGAAAAGATTCGGCAAAACCAGCAATGTCAGAGTAAAGGCGCGAAGAGTTTGGCAGCCGGCGGAGGAATGCATATTCGTTGATGTGTGGGAAAAGTTCGCCAGTCACATACAGAGTGATAGGAAAAAAATGGATGTCTACAAGGATATGCATAATGAACTGCAGCTGCGTGGTGTTGGCATATTACCGGGCGATATCAAATCCAAAATTGAATCACTTATGCGCACGTTTAG AGCACAGCGAGATTCGGTGGGAGATAAGTCCGAGTGGATTCATTATTCGAAGATTTTAAAGATCCAGACTCCTATTGATTTCACCAAGCTGGATGTATTTTCCGAGCACAGTAGCAGCTACGAAGACGATGCGTCCTGGTTCAAAGAATTGGAGCCGAAACCGGATCCCGATCCTATCAGCCATCCACCGAGCTCTAGCGATTCCGTTGTCAATCAGTTTGACAATAAAACTCAGCCGAGCTCTCCCGCGTGCAGTGAAGACTGTTTTTGGTCTGATACTGAACCTAGCCACTGCAAGGTGTCTATTGAAGTGTTGGACCAAGATGAATCGACAAAGCCGTTCGAATCTCCCTCCATTGAAAAGCATAAGGCTGCTGAAGAATTTAGTCAATTTGTAACAAAAGAGCTAGCCGTCTTGAATGATGATTTGCTAATCGAAGCAAAACGCCAAATATACAATATCATATGTGTCTTGCAGAAGAAACAGAatgaagtaaataaaaaagcatAG
- the Spag1 gene encoding Spag1 axonemal dynein assembly factor: MEKEKKKSLLERYNIPIHYLDFAHVEKCTNAREMEKIVQILRSGEEGHYPDLQRCAEEKLKALKPDSKLFRYEEQIKQSTDLDKTELKPILDWTDAIKTKDNALNELKKVKQNLNLPSVRKLSKIDLEKESKTEKPKPAPKATSPSNTKNKEARIKSTDYRKWDKYDPDEEILRMDLNEERDQEQREKIISNHSKSVTTDKLQSERDSLYERLQAQLKNLSQLEKEQFAERHRLRGNESFKAKEYENAIEEYNCSIIYDPENAVHAYNNRAVAHLKLKKYFSAISDCQACLQIDPMNIKAHLRMAEAHNAEGKHLESLNVYKKLLDFEPDNAIAKKAVEKLTSMLGEVAPSSATRLIIEEIDPPQLKTSEPKKEAEKSEPTVVKKPEPVVSAKKPPPIKDYDLAELVKPNRMVKSNLVSAAEALGNKMQASKGGAPKKPQSPPMTPKETLLRLPQDNLNNSNKLLIQEI; this comes from the exons atggaaaaggaaaaaaagaaatctcTTTTGGAAAGATACAACATACCAATTCACTATTTGGACTTCGCCCACGTGGAAAAGTGCACAAATGCTCGCGAAATGGAGAAAATCGTCCAAATCCTGCGCTCCGGCGAGGAAGGACATTATCCGGACTTGCAACGCTGTGCGGAGGAAAAACTGAAGGCACTGAAACCGGATAGCAAGCTATTTCGCTATGAGGAACAGATAAAGCAAAGCACTGACCTGGACAAAACCGAACTAAAGCCCATTCTG GATTGGACTGACgccataaaaacaaaggacAATGCTCTCAATGAGCTGAAGAAAGTTAAGCAGAATTTGAATCTTCCATCTGTGCGTAAACTTTCGAAAATCGATTTGGAGAAGGAaagtaaaactgaaaaaccCAAGCCAGCGCCAAAGGCTACATCTCCGTCCAATACCAAGAATAAGGAGGCTCGAATCAAATCCACCGATTACAGAAAATGGGATAAGTACGATCCCGATGAGGAGATACTGCGCATGGATTTGAACGAGGAACGCGACCAGGAGCAAAGAGAGAAAATCATTTCCAATCACAGTAAATCGGTTACCACGGATAAGCTACAGAGCGAAAGAGATTCTCTATATGAACGCCTCCAAGCACAGCTAAAGAACCTAAGCCAGCTGGAGAAGGAGCAATTTGCTGAAAG ACATCGACTGCGTGGCAATGAGAGCTTCAAGGCAAAGGAATATGAAAATGCCATTGAGGAGTACAACTGTTCAATAATATACGATCCGGAGAATGCAGTACACGCTTACAATAATCGCGCTGTCGCTC ATCTCAAGTTGAAGAAATACTTTTCGGCCATATCGGACTGCCAAGCCTGTCTGCAGATCGATCCAATGAATATTAAGGCACACCTTCGAATGGCTGAGGCCCACAATGCCGAAGGAAAACATCTTGAG TCCctaaatgtttacaaaaagCTCCTCGACTTTGAGCCAGATAATGCCATTGCCAAGAAGGCCGTCGAGAAGCTAACTTCAATGCTGGGTGAGGTGGCTCCGTCCTCTGCCACACGTTTGATAATTGAGGAGATCGATCCTCCGCAACTGAAGACTTCCGAACCCAAGAAGGAGGCTGAGAAAAGTGAACCAACTGTGGTCAAGAAACCCGAACCAGTTGTCTCGGCAAAGAAGCCACCACCCATTAAAGACTACGATCTAGCCGAGTTGGTCAAGCCGAATCGCATGGTGAAAAGTAACTTGGTGTCAGCCGCAGAAGCCTTGGGAAATAAGATGCAGGCCAGCAAGGGAGGTGCACCTAAGAAGCCACAAAGTCCTCCTATGACACCAAAGGAAACCTTACTGCGTTTGCCACAGGACAACCTTAACAATAGCAATAAACTTCTTATACAGGAAATTTAG
- the CG6330 gene encoding uncharacterized protein, isoform A yields MPPTITDNQTHDFKAHYDCAHRSSLQDDETDDAYVKRITRYSDGTVKLRNSNIELMDQDILYHLALGSESHDLQEMFGDVKFVCMGGTPKRMENFAHFIMNEIGYKLPAGTQLQDISAYSYRYSMYKVGPVLCVSHGMGTPSVSILMHEMIKLMYHAKCKDPVFIRIGTCGGIGVDGGTVIITEDALDGQLRNSHEFTILGKTIHRPAKLDKKLARELKSLASPDDPYDTIIGKTLCTNDFYEGQGRLDGAFCDFSENEKMAYLEKLRENGVVNIEMESTIFAALTHHAGIKAAVVCVALLNRLNGDQVNAPKEVMNEWQARPQILVSRYIRKVLTHNGQLKALFGHQGSIKSPRRFKLVQQESQAHE; encoded by the exons ATGCCGCCCACCATAACCGATAATCAGACGCACGACTTTAAGGCCCACTACGATTGCGCCCACAGGTCCTCGCTGCAGGACGACGAGACGGACGATGCGTACGTGAAAAGGATAACGCG GTACTCCGATGGAACCGTCAAATTGCGCAACTCGAACATTGAGCTCATGGACCAGGATATCCTCTATCACCTGGCCTTGGGCAGCGAGAGCCACGACCTGCAGGAGATGTTTGGCGACGTTAAG TTCGTTTGCATGGGCGGCACACCAAAGCGCATGGAGAATTTTGCCCATTTCATAATGAACGAGATTGGCTACAAGTTGCCAGCGGGCACCCAGCTGCAGGACATCAGCGCCTATTCGTATCGCTACTCCATGTACAAAGTGGGACCGGTGCTGTGCGTCAGCCATGGCATGGGTACGCCCTCGGTCAGCATCCTGATGCATGAGATGATCAAGCTGATGTACCACGCCAAGTGCAAGGATCCCGTCTTCATCAGGATAGGAACGTGCGGAGGAATTGGCGTCGACGGCGGCACCGTCATCATCACCGAAGATGCCCTCGATGGGCAGCTGAGGAACTCCCATGAGTTT ACCATTCTCGGCAAGACCATCCATCGTCCTGCCAAGCTGGACAAAAAGCTGGCCCGTGAGCTAAAGTCCCTGGCCAGTCCCGATGATCCGTACGATACCATTATTGGCAAGACGCTGTGCACCAACGATTTCTACGAGGGCCAGGGTCGTTTGGACGGCGCATTCTGTGATTTCAGCGAGAACGAGAAGATGGCCTATCTGGAGAAGCTGCGCGAGAACGGCGTGGTCAACATCGAGATGGAGAGCACCATCTTTGCGGCCCTGACCCACCATGCCGGCATCAAGGCAGCGGTGGTGTGTGTCGCCCTGCTGAACCGCCTCAATGGGGATCAGGTCAACGCGCCCAAGGAGGTCATGAACGAGTGGCAAGCG CGTCCGCAGATCCTCGTGTCGCGCTATATTCGCAAGGTCCTTACGCACAATGGACAGCTGAAGGCGCTATTCGGACACCAGGGATCCATCAAGTCACCCCGGCGCTTCAAGCTCGTCCAGCAGGAGTCTCAGGCCCACGAGTAA
- the CG6330 gene encoding uncharacterized protein, isoform B yields MSLLLTGNSASLSEEELDEYSDGTVKLRNSNIELMDQDILYHLALGSESHDLQEMFGDVKFVCMGGTPKRMENFAHFIMNEIGYKLPAGTQLQDISAYSYRYSMYKVGPVLCVSHGMGTPSVSILMHEMIKLMYHAKCKDPVFIRIGTCGGIGVDGGTVIITEDALDGQLRNSHEFTILGKTIHRPAKLDKKLARELKSLASPDDPYDTIIGKTLCTNDFYEGQGRLDGAFCDFSENEKMAYLEKLRENGVVNIEMESTIFAALTHHAGIKAAVVCVALLNRLNGDQVNAPKEVMNEWQARPQILVSRYIRKVLTHNGQLKALFGHQGSIKSPRRFKLVQQESQAHE; encoded by the exons ATGTCGCTGCTGCTCACCGGAAACAGTGCCTCCCTTTCCGAGGAGGAGCTCGACGA GTACTCCGATGGAACCGTCAAATTGCGCAACTCGAACATTGAGCTCATGGACCAGGATATCCTCTATCACCTGGCCTTGGGCAGCGAGAGCCACGACCTGCAGGAGATGTTTGGCGACGTTAAG TTCGTTTGCATGGGCGGCACACCAAAGCGCATGGAGAATTTTGCCCATTTCATAATGAACGAGATTGGCTACAAGTTGCCAGCGGGCACCCAGCTGCAGGACATCAGCGCCTATTCGTATCGCTACTCCATGTACAAAGTGGGACCGGTGCTGTGCGTCAGCCATGGCATGGGTACGCCCTCGGTCAGCATCCTGATGCATGAGATGATCAAGCTGATGTACCACGCCAAGTGCAAGGATCCCGTCTTCATCAGGATAGGAACGTGCGGAGGAATTGGCGTCGACGGCGGCACCGTCATCATCACCGAAGATGCCCTCGATGGGCAGCTGAGGAACTCCCATGAGTTT ACCATTCTCGGCAAGACCATCCATCGTCCTGCCAAGCTGGACAAAAAGCTGGCCCGTGAGCTAAAGTCCCTGGCCAGTCCCGATGATCCGTACGATACCATTATTGGCAAGACGCTGTGCACCAACGATTTCTACGAGGGCCAGGGTCGTTTGGACGGCGCATTCTGTGATTTCAGCGAGAACGAGAAGATGGCCTATCTGGAGAAGCTGCGCGAGAACGGCGTGGTCAACATCGAGATGGAGAGCACCATCTTTGCGGCCCTGACCCACCATGCCGGCATCAAGGCAGCGGTGGTGTGTGTCGCCCTGCTGAACCGCCTCAATGGGGATCAGGTCAACGCGCCCAAGGAGGTCATGAACGAGTGGCAAGCG CGTCCGCAGATCCTCGTGTCGCGCTATATTCGCAAGGTCCTTACGCACAATGGACAGCTGAAGGCGCTATTCGGACACCAGGGATCCATCAAGTCACCCCGGCGCTTCAAGCTCGTCCAGCAGGAGTCTCAGGCCCACGAGTAA